In Pseudomonadota bacterium, the genomic stretch AGCGTCTCGGCACCTACCTTGTCGGCTTGCATCACAAAGCTGCCCGTTGCGTTGACCGTCGACCCGATCACCGCGTCGCCTGCGTGCTTCTCCACGGGAATAGGCTCGCCCGTGATCATGGACTCGTCGAGGGCGCTCCCGCCCTCGAGCAGCACGCCATCGACCGGAACCTTCTCTCCCGGCCGGACCCGCAGCCGGTCTCCGGCCCGCACTGCCTCGAGTGGCACATCCTCTTCGGTGCCGTCGTTGTTCAGTCGCCGGGCGCTCTTGGCCTGCATCCCGAGCAGCTTCTTGATCGCCTGGCCGGTCCGGCTGCGTGCCCGCAGCTCGAGCACCTGGCCGAGCAGAATCAGCATCACGATCACACCCGCCGCCTCGAAGTACACGGCCACCTCGCCGTGTCTGCGGAAAGACGCGGGGAAGATGTCCGGCAGGAGCGCAGCGATCAGGCTGTAAACGTAGGCCGCGCTGACCCCGAGGCCGATCAGCGTGAACATGTTGAGGCTCCTGTGCCTGAGCGACTGCACGGCCCGCACGTAGAAGGGCCAGGCGGACCAGAGACACACCGGTGTGGCCAACGCCAGCTCGATCAACGTGCGCGCGCGCAGAGACAAGAGCAAGGAAACGGGTCGCCCGGGCAGCATGTCGCCCATCGAGACCACCAGCAATGGCAGCGCCAGCGTTGCCGCAAACCAGAACCGGCGCGTCATGTCAGCGAGCTCTGGGTTTTCCTCGGCGGGCTCGAACGCGACGCTGCGCGCTTCGAGCGCCATGCCACACAGGGGACAGCTGGCCGGCTCGTCACGCACGATCTCCGGATGCATCGGACAGGTGTACTCGACGGCTGTGGCTGCCGCAGGAGCGTGCACCGGCTCGAGCGCCATGCCGCACTTGGGACAGCTCGCGGGTCGAGGCTCGAGCACCTCGGGGTGCATCGGACAGGTGTGCTCGCGGACGGAAGCTGGCGTCACGGTGCTTCGGACGGACGCCCCGTCCCCGGTGTAGCTTCCGGGATCGGCTCTGAATCTCAGCAGGCAGCCTGGGCTACAAAAGCGGTACTCGAGCCCCGCATGGCGCGCGCCATGTGGCGAATCGCGCACGATCATCCCGCACACGGGGTCGCGTTCGTCTGAAGGTTGGTCATACCCTAAGCCGTCCATGGAGCCTTCAGTCGTCAGGGCGCGGCACCGTCCAGAATCCACTGCCTGATCTTCGCGAGCTCGGCCTGCGGGAGCGTGGTACCAAAAGGCATGGTTTCGCCCGAGCCTCCGACGGCGACAAAGGTGTTGTCGAGCTTCCGCCACAAGTAGCTCTCGGTGAGACTGCCTGGCTTGACCAAGACCAGGGCGCTTTGCTTCGAGGGGACGTTGATGATCGCGGGGTAGCCGTCCGGCCACAGCTCCAGACCCGCGTCCGGTACGGTCTGCGGGTCCCTGGAATGGCAGTGGGTGACGCAGCTGGCATCCCAGATGGGCTGTATGTCCTTCGCATGCGAGAGCGGGCCGCTGCCTGCCATGCCCGCTGCTCCACCCGCTCCTCCGCTGCCCGCGCTCGCACCGGCGTTGCCCGCAAAACCCGCCGTCCCAGACCCGCCGGCTCCAGCGCCAACTGCGCCGGCGGCGCCGCTCGTCCCGCTTATCCCGGCGCCCGCGAAACCAGCCGATCCTGCCATCCCGGTACCACCGCCGGCGCCCCCGGTGCCTCCCAGGCCGGCGCCCGCGTCGATCGCGCCGGCCACGCCAGCGCTCCCGGCGTTACCCGCCACGCCGTTCACGCCGCCCGTGGTCCCGGCCAAACCGGGAGCCCCGGCCCGCCCGCGGTCTACCGGGCTCGGTACACCGCCGTCGCATGCGATGACCTGCACCGCGAGTACGCCACCCGCGGCCCATGTCCAAAGGAGTGTCCGCAAAGCGATCACGTGGACTCAGTATACAACAGAGGAGCTCGTGGCTCGCTTCATGGCCGCACCTGCCTCGCTCCTCTACTCGGCGAAGATCACCCGGGCCCGACCCGGGTCCCTGCTGTCGGAAACTGGGAACCATCGGCAACTGGGAAGTGCGTGGTAGGGCTTGGCATTTCTGACGTCGGCCTGCGGGCCGAGGAAGAGCTCGCAGCCATCGAGGATGCGCTGCTGCTACTGGAGGCTGCCGGCCAGCGCACGTAACGCCTCAAAGGGGCGGCCTTGCTGAGCGTCAGACCGAGCGCGCGCGGGGACTGACCGGCGTTGACCACGCGAGGATTGGGGTAGCTAGTGGCCGAGTAGGTCGCAGGCGGCGGGGTGGCCACCGAAGCAGGCTTGATCGAGCAGCCCGCGCGCGCGGGCTTCGTCCACCTTTACACCGTCGCCGTCACGTAACATCAAGGCGAGCTCGTAGCAGCTCTCCAAGTGGCCTCGCTCGCAAGCCTGCTCGAAGAGCCCGAGCGCGTGAGCCAGACTTGCGGCGCTACGCTGTCGCTGTCGCACGAGTGCCAGGCGATAGCAGCCCTCTGGCTGCTCGCACGCTGTCCCCGCGGCCGATCGAGGCACGTCGTGTACCGCGCCCGGGGGTGGCGGCTCCAGCCCGGTAACAGGCTTCTCCTGCACGCTCGCGGCAGTCTCATGCGATTGGGGTGGGCTGTTCGTGCGCTGGTCCGGTCGCCCCATGCCATCGCACGCGAAGAGGCTCAGCGCTCCGGTGAGCGCGTAGTAGCGCATGGTCAGCCGCTGACCCATGGCCGCTCCACAGGGCTCCTTCAGGGTCGAAACACCCGATCCACTTGCAGCGTGACCGCAAAGACGCTGGAGCGCACCTCATCTCCGGGACCGAAGCGTGCATGCAGCTCGTACTGGGTATCTCCGGGTACGAACAACTCGAAGGTCCGCTCGTGCGGGTCGACGATCCAGTACTCGCGCACCCCTCGCTCGGCGTAGAGCTTGAACTTGCGCTCGCGATCGGTGCTCCGGGTGCTGTCCGACAGGATTTCGATCACGATGTCCGGCGCGGTCTCAATCCCGCGCTCGGTGATGAACGCCTCCCGCTCCTTGCGAACCACCAGCAAGTCCGGCTGGACGGTGGTCGTGTTCGAGAAGATCAAGTCTACCGGCGCATTGTAGACTTGACCGAGTCCTCGCTCCTCGATCTGAAGCATGAGTGCCAGCTGAATGCGTTTTGACACCCTCTGGTGTGTGGTGCTTGGGGCTGGCGTCACGAACAGCTTCCCCTTGATCACCTCGTAGCGTTGCCCGTCATCGGGCATGAGCCGATAGTCCTCGTAGGTCCACGTGACCCGAGGCGCCTGGGTAATGGCCGCCGGTGAAGACACCGGTCAAGCCTAGCCCGGTCATCCAGAGCCAGCAACACGCGCCAAGCCCCGCCCAAGCCCCGCCTGCGGCGCGCCGGCCTCGGGTGCCAGTGACTACCAACCGCTCGTTTCGCCGCCGGCACTTCTGCGCAGATAGGCGGGGATGTCGAGCACGGTTTCGTCGTGCAGCGCCGTCGGGCCGAAGGCACGCTTCGGGGCTGCCTTTGGCGAACTCTCGACCTCGGTTCCGAGCGGCACGTTCACCTCGCTGGCCCGCTGTCTGCTGTAGGTGCTCGGGGTGGGCGGGCGGGCGCCCCGATCGGCTGGTCGAGCCTGCTGCGCCGAGCGAGCCTGGGCTCTGCGGGTCGAATGCGCCAGGGAGAAGCCGTCCTGGCGCGCGGCGTGCACGTCGGCGGGGGCCTGCTCCACGTCGAAGCCCGTGGCGATCACGGTCACCTTCACCAGATCGGTCATGTCCGGATCGTTGACCATGCCGAAGATAATGTGCGCGTCCTCGTTGGCCAGCTGCTGTATCAAGCCGGCGGCCTCGTTGATTTCCCGCAGGCGGATATCGAGGCCGGTCGTGAAGTTGATGAGGATGCCGGTGGCTCCATCCACCGACACATCCTCTAGCAGCGGCGAGTTGATCGCCATCTCGGCCGCGTCCGTGGCCCTGCGCTCGCCGCGACCCACGCCGGACCCCATGAGAGCGCGACCCGTCGAGCTCATGATGGTTTTGACGTCCGCGAAGTCCACGTTGATCATGCCCGAGTGCAGAATCAGATCGCTGATGCCGCGCACTGCCTGCACCAGCACGTCATCGGCGCGCCGGAAAGTATCGAGCAAGGATCGATCGTCGTCCGCGAACTGGAGCAGCTTCTCGTTGGGAATGGTGATGATGGTGTCCACCGCCTCGATCAGCTCTTCCATGCCGGTATCGGCGAAGCGCTTGCGCTTGCGTCCCTCGAACATGAAGGGCTTGGTGACCACTGCCACCGTGAGCGCCCCCTGATCGCGGGCGATCTGCGAGATCACGGGTGCTGCGCCGGTGCCCGTGCCGCCCCCCATGCCCGCAGTGACGAACACCATGTCGGTGCCTTGAAGCGCGTCGGCAATGCGCTGGACGTCCTCGAGCGCAGACTTGCGTCCCATGTCCGGGTTGCCTCCGGCGCCCAGACCCCGCGTCAAGCTCGTCCCAAGCTGCAGCTTGGTCGTCGCGAGATTCGTGCTCAGTGCCTGAACGTCGGTGTTGGCGGCAATGAACTCGACCCCCTCAAGCCCACTGTTGATCATGGTGTTCAGCGCGTTGCCGCCACCACCTCCAACGCCTACCACCTTGATGCGAGCCTGCAGATCCGCGTCATCTGCGATGTCGATCGAGATTGCCATCAGTGTATCCTCCAAGAACGTCCTGCCGATTGTCCCGTTATGCTGCGCCGGAGGGAGGCCGGAGCACCCCGACCGGGCTGCGCGCTAGACGGCGCGAGCCGCCTGAACGCTCAAAACACTTCTCTCAGCCAACTGCCCAAGCGCAGCCCCCATCCGGATTGAATAGGCACTACCAGCTCTTTGCCCGGCGTCTCGCGCACCTTGCCGGCGCCGTACTTGACCAAGCCGACCCCGGTCGCAAAGGCGGGACTGCGCACGACGTCCACAAGGCCTCCAACCCCGGCGGGCGAGCCTCGGCGCACCGGCACGCCCAGGATCTTCTCCGCGAGCTCGCAGGTGCCGTCCAGCAGCGTCGTGCCCCCCGTGATCACTGCGCCGGAAAACAGCATCTCCAGGTAGCCTGTCTCCGCTATGACGTGGTGGATCGCCGAGAGGATCTCCTCCATCCGCGGCTCGACGATATTGGATAGGACCTGGCGCGGCAGCGAGCGTGGCGCGCGACCGCCCACCGAGGGCACCTCGATGGTCTCCTCCTCGTCGATCATGCTCGAGTCGGCGCAGCCGTACTTTATCTTGATGCGCTCGGCCTCGGCGATGGGTGTCCGCAAGCCCGTGGCGACATCGTTGGTCAGGTTGATGCCACCAATGGGGATCACACTGGTATGCACCACCGCTCCATTGATGAAGATGATGACGTCCGTGGTGCCTCCGCCGATGTCGATCAGCACGGCACCGATTTCCTTCTCGTCCTCCGAGAGCGCTGCCTCGGCGCTCGCGATCGGCTCGAGCACCACCTCGGCCACGTCGAGATCGCAGCGTTGGCAGCACTTGATGATGTTCTGCACGCTTGCGTTCGCCGCCGTCACGAGGTGGACCCTCGCCTCCAACCGCACGCCGCTGATGCCCACGGGCTCTCGGATGCCGTCTTGCTCGTCGACGATGTACTCCTGCGGCAGCACATGCAGTACCTGCCGGTCGCCTGGAAGCGGAATAGCCTTGGATTGCTCCAGGACACGCTGGACGTCTTGTTCGCTGACCTCGCGCTCGGAAATGGCGGCGACTCCTTCCTTGTTCATCCCCCGTACGTGGGAGCCGGCGATGCCCGCGTAGACCGTGCCGATTTCGCAGCCGGCCATCGTTTCCGCCTGGTCGATGGCGGATCGGATGGCCTGGACCGTGGATTCGATGTTCACCACGACCCCCTTCTTGAGCCCTCTGGACGGGACGGATCCGATGCCAATGATGTCGATACCGTCCTCGGTCTGCTCGGCCACTATCGCGCACACCTTGGTGGTGCCGATATCCAAGCCCGCAATGAGTTCGTGTTCCGGCATTCGTCTCACACTCCCGGCACGAGGCCCTTCTCGACGAATACACGGCCTGGATCGGCGGGCCAAAAAACTTGCACCCCGAGGCCGATGGCCGGCGCGCAACCATGAGCCGGTATTCCGGGGAGAATACAGCAACGCAGCAACTAGTTGCCCTGATGCAGCCTGACAGTGACGCGGTCGGGCCGACGTTGATTGTCCAGGTAGACATAGGCTGCATGCCGTTCGTTCCGCTGCAGCTGGTCGAGCACCTTGCGCAGGCGGCGCAGCTTGCGGCGGAAGGGACGCTTGCCAAGCCGCACGTGGGTGGGTCCGTCCCCCACATGAAGGGACAGGCTGCGATCGGGCTCGATATGGATTTCGGCGATGGGCTGGCGGCGCCATAGCCCCGCCTCGCGGTAGTCGTGAAGCAGGGCCACTGCATTGAGCAGCACCGAGGTTCTGAGGGCAGGATCCTTGGCAAGGCGCTGGGTGTCGACCCCTGTGATGGGAGGCAGGTCGGCCGGGTCGCCTGGGCCTAGCGCTTTGAACACCGTCCCGTCGTCCGCCACCAGGTAGGTTTTTTCCAGCGCGAGCAGGGCCACGGCCCGGTGCTCTCGCAACCGGATCCGGTAGCTGTCCGGCAGGCGTCTACGAACCTCGACCGAGGCGATCCAGGAATGACGCCGCAGCCGCTCCTCCGCGATCTCGGGTGACGTCGCGAAAATGTTCTGCCCCACTTCCAGGCCTGCCGTTCGCAGCACGCCGGCCCGATCGAGGTGCCTGAGACCCGACACCTGGATCACGTCGGTGCGAAAGTGCGGCGATCGGCGCACATACTGCTCTACGAACCTGGCCGAGGCGAACACCGCGCAGCCGACCGCGGCCACCGCGAGCCCCCACCCCACCACGGTTGCCGGCCGCCGCAGCCGCCGGCCAACCGCGGCGAGTCGCTCGCGCCGCTGTGCCCAACGCACCCGCGCTGGCACGCTCACGGCTTGCTTGCGGGGATGGTTGGGCTTGCGACGATTGCGACGCGGGGGCGAGGGCGCAGCCGTCCCGCGCCGCCGCGCGTGCCGCCGGCGTGACAAACCCATGAGCCCGTTTCATCAGTGGCGCGGCCGTTCGTCCAGTTTTTGGGGCAAAGGCGCCGTCCAAGAACAAGCTGGGCGAGACCGGACGGCCCAACGATGACCCGGCGGCGTCCCGGCGCGGTCCGGACTTTCGGGACGGGCAGCAGCTCGAAATCAGCTCAGAATAGGCAGCCCCGTCACGGTGGCAGCGTGCTCGACCCGCCGCCGGAGCAGCTCGAGCAGCTCGGGGCCCGTCTTGGTGACGTCTCCCGCGCCCAAGGTGATGACCACATCGCCCGGTTGAACGCGCGCCGCGAGCCCCGGGG encodes the following:
- the ftsA gene encoding cell division protein FtsA, whose protein sequence is MPEHELIAGLDIGTTKVCAIVAEQTEDGIDIIGIGSVPSRGLKKGVVVNIESTVQAIRSAIDQAETMAGCEIGTVYAGIAGSHVRGMNKEGVAAISEREVSEQDVQRVLEQSKAIPLPGDRQVLHVLPQEYIVDEQDGIREPVGISGVRLEARVHLVTAANASVQNIIKCCQRCDLDVAEVVLEPIASAEAALSEDEKEIGAVLIDIGGGTTDVIIFINGAVVHTSVIPIGGINLTNDVATGLRTPIAEAERIKIKYGCADSSMIDEEETIEVPSVGGRAPRSLPRQVLSNIVEPRMEEILSAIHHVIAETGYLEMLFSGAVITGGTTLLDGTCELAEKILGVPVRRGSPAGVGGLVDVVRSPAFATGVGLVKYGAGKVRETPGKELVVPIQSGWGLRLGSWLREVF
- a CDS encoding Uma2 family endonuclease; the protein is MSSPAAITQAPRVTWTYEDYRLMPDDGQRYEVIKGKLFVTPAPSTTHQRVSKRIQLALMLQIEERGLGQVYNAPVDLIFSNTTTVQPDLLVVRKEREAFITERGIETAPDIVIEILSDSTRSTDRERKFKLYAERGVREYWIVDPHERTFELFVPGDTQYELHARFGPGDEVRSSVFAVTLQVDRVFRP
- a CDS encoding FtsQ-type POTRA domain-containing protein; amino-acid sequence: MGLSRRRHARRRGTAAPSPPRRNRRKPNHPRKQAVSVPARVRWAQRRERLAAVGRRLRRPATVVGWGLAVAAVGCAVFASARFVEQYVRRSPHFRTDVIQVSGLRHLDRAGVLRTAGLEVGQNIFATSPEIAEERLRRHSWIASVEVRRRLPDSYRIRLREHRAVALLALEKTYLVADDGTVFKALGPGDPADLPPITGVDTQRLAKDPALRTSVLLNAVALLHDYREAGLWRRQPIAEIHIEPDRSLSLHVGDGPTHVRLGKRPFRRKLRRLRKVLDQLQRNERHAAYVYLDNQRRPDRVTVRLHQGN
- the ftsZ gene encoding cell division protein FtsZ encodes the protein MAISIDIADDADLQARIKVVGVGGGGGNALNTMINSGLEGVEFIAANTDVQALSTNLATTKLQLGTSLTRGLGAGGNPDMGRKSALEDVQRIADALQGTDMVFVTAGMGGGTGTGAAPVISQIARDQGALTVAVVTKPFMFEGRKRKRFADTGMEELIEAVDTIITIPNEKLLQFADDDRSLLDTFRRADDVLVQAVRGISDLILHSGMINVDFADVKTIMSSTGRALMGSGVGRGERRATDAAEMAINSPLLEDVSVDGATGILINFTTGLDIRLREINEAAGLIQQLANEDAHIIFGMVNDPDMTDLVKVTVIATGFDVEQAPADVHAARQDGFSLAHSTRRAQARSAQQARPADRGARPPTPSTYSRQRASEVNVPLGTEVESSPKAAPKRAFGPTALHDETVLDIPAYLRRSAGGETSGW